The Pseudomonas cucumis sequence GCATTCCTGTTCCGTGAGAAGAATGGCGAGAATCCAGTACCGTTTCTGCCCGTCGAATCTCAGGGGCGCAAAGAAGTCCTGCACGTTGATGGTCAGGTTGTACCTGCCCTGAACATCTGGCATTTGTCCTCTGATCAGCCACTGTCCAGCGTGGTGTATCGACAACAATTGGCTGCCGCCTGCGCCAGTGAAATCACCGCGTTGCTCAATGGCGGCCAGCAAGGCCGTGCGGGTTTTATCCAGGACGGTAAGGATTTCAGAGGTCTGCTGCCGGCGGATATCGCAATTCTGGTGCGCGATGGCAAAGAGGCCCAGGCCGTGCGCGGCGAACTTTCCGCCCGTGGCGTGCGTAGTGTTTACCTGTCAGACAAGGACTCGGTATTCGCCGCGCAGGAAGCCCATGACCTGCTGACCTGGCTCAAGGCGTGTGCCGAGCCGGATGTCGAGCGTCCCCTACGTGCTGCGCTGGCCTGCATCACCCTGAATCTTTCACTGGCGGAACTGGAACGACTGAATCAGGACGAACTGGCCTGGGAAGCCCGTGTCATGCAGTTTCGCGGTTATCGCGAGCTCTGGCGTAAGCAGGGTGTGCTGCCAATGCTGCGGCGTTTGCTGCACGACTTCCAACTGCCCCAGGCGTTGATCGCGCGCAATGATGGCGAGCGTGTGCTGACCAACCTGCTGCACCTGTCCGAGTTGCTGCAGCAGGCTGCCGCTGAACTCGATGGCGAACAAGCGCTGATCCGTCATTTGTCCGAGCATCTGGCGTTGTCCGGTCAGGCAGGCGAAGAACAGATCCTGCGCCTGGAAAGCGATGAGCAACTGGTCAAGGTCGTGACCATCCACAAATCCAAAGGGCTTGAATATCCGTTGGTGTTTCTTCCGTTCATTTGCTCGGCAAAACCGGTGGATGGCAGCCGTTTGCCGCTGCATTACCATGACGCCGAGGGCAAGGCACAAGTGAGCTTGAAGCCGACGGTCGAGTTGATTGCCCAAGCCGACGATGAACGTTTGGCCGAAGACCTTCGCTTGCTCTATGTCGCCCTGACCCGGGCACAACATGCTTTATGGCTCGGTGTGACTGACCTCAAGCGCGGCAATAACAACGGTTCGACGTTGCACCTTTCAGCCTTGGGTTATCTGCTGGGTGGTGGTGCGCCATTGGCCGAGTCGGCCGGGTTGCGGCGATGGCTGGAAGATTTGCAGCAGGACTGCCCGGCGCTGAACTACGGTGAAATGCCTGAAGCGAGCGCCGAGCATTACCATCCACCGCGCAATGAAGCGACCTTGCTTGCGCCGTTGATACCCAAGCGCAAGGCCAGCGAAAACTGGTGGATCGCCTCCTACAGTGCCTTGCGCATTGGCGACAGTCTAAGCGTGGGCAGCGACGAAGCGCCGGAGAGCCCGCAAGCACAAAAGCTTTTTGACGACGAACGTCTCGATCCGCAAGCGCCGCGAGAAGTGATTGCTGGCGGGGCTGATATCCATCGATTCCCTCGCGGACCGAACCCCGGCACTTTTCTCCATGGATTGCTCGAATGGGCCGGGGACGAAGGTTTTACCGCTGCACCACAGACGGTGGAAGACGCCATCGCCCGTCGCTGCAATCGCCGTGGCTGGGAAGGCTGGATCACGACGTTGAGTGACTGGCTGCAGCACTTGCTCAAATCCCCGCTGCACATCGGCGGCGGGCAGGCACCGGTGGTGTTCGAGCAACTGACCCAATACCGGGTCGAGATGGAGTTCTGGTTCGCCAGCCACAAAGTCGATGTGCTCAAACTCGATGAACTGGTGCGCCAACACACCCACAACGGCGTGGCCAGGGTGGCCGCCGAACCGGTGCTGCTCAATGGCATGTTCAAAGGCTTCATCGACCTGACGTTCGAACACAACGGTCGTTATTACGTCGCCGACTACAAATCCAACTGGCTGGGCGTCGATGACGCAGCCTATACCGAGCAGGCCATGGAGCAGTCGATTCTCGATAACCGTTACGACCTGCAATATGTGTTGTACCTGCTCGCCCTGCATCGCCAGCTGAAGGCGCGGCTGGTCGATTACGATTACGATCGGCATGTCGGTGGGGCGTTGTACCTGTTCCTTCGCGGTACTCGCGCGGCCAGCCAGGGCGTGTATTTCGCCCGTCCGCCACGGGAGCTGATCGAGCGTCTGGACCGTTTGTTCCAGGGCAAGCCAGAGCCCAAGACCGAACCCGCCTGGGAACAGGGAGTACTGCTATGACTCGCACCTTCGCCGATTTGCTGCCCACGCCGTTGGCGGCTGAAAGTCTGGCGGATCTGGCGCCCCTGAGTCGCGCAGATGACTTGTTGCTACTGCTCACGCGCTGGGTCGAACGCGGTTGGTTGCGGGCGCTGGACAAGGCCTTCGTAGCCTTTCTCCACGAACTCGCCCCCGACGATGACCCACTGGTGCTGCTGGCTGCGGCGTTGACCAGTCACCAGTTGGGTCACGGCCATGTTTGCCTGGATCTGTTCGAAACGCTGAAAGAGCCGGACTTCGCTCTGTCGCTGCCGCCGGAAGGTGACCTGCAAAGTGGCGCGATGTTACTGCCGTCGCAATTGCTTGAGGCGCTGGACGGTGCTCATTGGTGCAAGGTCCTGGCGTCCAGCACCCTGGTGGCTCTGGCCGTCGACGGTCGTGAAGCCGCGCAGCACCGACCATTGGTGCTGTCGGGTAAACGCCTGTACCTGCGCCGCTACTGGGCTTATGAGCGGCGCATCGACAACGCCCTGCGTCAGCGCCTGGCGGCACACGAAACAACACCGAGTGATTTGCCCCAACGCCTGATCGGCCTGTTCGGTCCAGCCAGGCCTGATGAAGTGATCGACTGGCAGAAGCTCGCTTGCGCCCTGGCCACCCGTAGCGCATTCAGCATCGTCACCGGCGGCCCGGGAACCGGTAAAACCACCACAGTCGTGCGCTTGCTCGCATTGCTCCAGGCGCCCGCGATTGAGGCTGGTAAACCGCTGCGCATTCGTCTCGCTGCACCCACTGGCAAAGCTGCCGCGCGATTGACCGAGTCCATCAGCCAGCAGGTTCAAACCCTGGAAGTTGCTGAAACAGTACGGGAGAAGATCCCGTCGGATGTGACCACCGTACACCGTTTACTCGGCAGTCGTCCCGGTACCCGGCATTTCCGGCACCATGCCGGCAATCGCTTGCCGCTGGATGTATTGGTGGTGGACGAAGCTTCGATGATCGACCTGGAAATGATGGCCAATCTGCTCGACGCATTGCCGGCCCATGCCCGTCTGGTGCTACTCGGTGACAAGGATCAACTGGCGTCGGTAGAGGCCGGTGCCGTGCTGGGCGATCTGTGCCGCGATGCCGAAGCGGGGTGGTACAGCCCGCAGACACGCCACTGGCTGGAGGCGGTCAGCGGTGAAAGCCTGCGTACCAGCGGCTTGCACGAAGACGTCAACGGAACGCATCCCCTGGCTCAACAAGTCGTGATGCTGCGTCACTCACGGCGCTTCGGCGAGGGCAGCGGCATTGGCCAGTTGGCCCGTTGGGTCAACCGCCAGCAACCCGAGGAAGCTCGCCGTTTGTTGGCGGCAGGAAGTCACAACGACGTATTTTCCCTTCCGCTCAAGGGTGAGCATGACCGGGCGCTGGAACGGTTGCTGCTAGAAGGCCATGGCGAGGGGCCGCAAGGTTATCGGCATTACCTGAGTCTTTTGCGCAGTCAGCGGCCACCGCTCGACTGCCCGCTCGATGATCCACGCTGGGCCGATTGGGCTCGACTGGTGCTGCAAGCTTTCGACGCCTTCCAGCTATTGTGCGCGGTACGCAAAGGGCCTTGGGGTGTGGAAGGCTTGAATCAGCGTGTGACCGACGCGCTGCTCAATGCTCGGCTGATCGACAGCGACCACCAGTGGTACGAAGGTCGGCCCGTGCTAATGACTCGCAACGACTATGGCTTGGGTTTGATGAACGGCGATATTGGCATTGCTCTCAAGCTGCCGGAACGTGAGGGGCCCGAGGC is a genomic window containing:
- the recD gene encoding exodeoxyribonuclease V subunit alpha, whose product is MTRTFADLLPTPLAAESLADLAPLSRADDLLLLLTRWVERGWLRALDKAFVAFLHELAPDDDPLVLLAAALTSHQLGHGHVCLDLFETLKEPDFALSLPPEGDLQSGAMLLPSQLLEALDGAHWCKVLASSTLVALAVDGREAAQHRPLVLSGKRLYLRRYWAYERRIDNALRQRLAAHETTPSDLPQRLIGLFGPARPDEVIDWQKLACALATRSAFSIVTGGPGTGKTTTVVRLLALLQAPAIEAGKPLRIRLAAPTGKAAARLTESISQQVQTLEVAETVREKIPSDVTTVHRLLGSRPGTRHFRHHAGNRLPLDVLVVDEASMIDLEMMANLLDALPAHARLVLLGDKDQLASVEAGAVLGDLCRDAEAGWYSPQTRHWLEAVSGESLRTSGLHEDVNGTHPLAQQVVMLRHSRRFGEGSGIGQLARWVNRQQPEEARRLLAAGSHNDVFSLPLKGEHDRALERLLLEGHGEGPQGYRHYLSLLRSQRPPLDCPLDDPRWADWARLVLQAFDAFQLLCAVRKGPWGVEGLNQRVTDALLNARLIDSDHQWYEGRPVLMTRNDYGLGLMNGDIGIALKLPEREGPEAGRQVLRVAFPRNDGQGGVRFVLPSRLNDVDTVYAMTVHKSQGSEFAHTALILPDALNPVLTKELIYTGITRAKHWFTLIEPRAGVFEEAVRRKVKRLSGLMLELEEGIEPGH
- the recB gene encoding exodeoxyribonuclease V subunit beta; amino-acid sequence: MTTKTPLALAFPLRGSQLIEASAGTGKTFTISALYLRLVLGHGGESSGFGRELLPPQILVVTFTDAATKELRERIRTRLAEAARFFRDETPAPDGLIAELREQYLPEQWSGCANRLDIAAQWMDEAAVSTIHSWCQRMLREHAFDSGSLFTQTLETDHSDLLGEVLRDYWRLFCYPMQGDALSWVRGNWGGPAALLPRVRGLFASERDSVAGKEPAELIAECLQERRTALLELKMPWRQWADELLAICHQGVASKSVDGRKMQPRYFEPWFEKLRAWAEDESLEQLDIGTGFTRLTPDGMAEAWKGEAPRHPGLDAMPGLKTSLDGLPTPDAAVLQHAAHWVGARFEEEKRRRAEMGFDDMLLRLDAALQSEGGERLATLIREQFPVALIDEFQDTDPVQYRIFESIYRIEESNPETGLFLIGDPKQAIYAFRGADIYTYLRARQATTGRLHTLGTNFRSSHGMVNAVNHVFERAESRELGRGAFLFREKNGENPVPFLPVESQGRKEVLHVDGQVVPALNIWHLSSDQPLSSVVYRQQLAAACASEITALLNGGQQGRAGFIQDGKDFRGLLPADIAILVRDGKEAQAVRGELSARGVRSVYLSDKDSVFAAQEAHDLLTWLKACAEPDVERPLRAALACITLNLSLAELERLNQDELAWEARVMQFRGYRELWRKQGVLPMLRRLLHDFQLPQALIARNDGERVLTNLLHLSELLQQAAAELDGEQALIRHLSEHLALSGQAGEEQILRLESDEQLVKVVTIHKSKGLEYPLVFLPFICSAKPVDGSRLPLHYHDAEGKAQVSLKPTVELIAQADDERLAEDLRLLYVALTRAQHALWLGVTDLKRGNNNGSTLHLSALGYLLGGGAPLAESAGLRRWLEDLQQDCPALNYGEMPEASAEHYHPPRNEATLLAPLIPKRKASENWWIASYSALRIGDSLSVGSDEAPESPQAQKLFDDERLDPQAPREVIAGGADIHRFPRGPNPGTFLHGLLEWAGDEGFTAAPQTVEDAIARRCNRRGWEGWITTLSDWLQHLLKSPLHIGGGQAPVVFEQLTQYRVEMEFWFASHKVDVLKLDELVRQHTHNGVARVAAEPVLLNGMFKGFIDLTFEHNGRYYVADYKSNWLGVDDAAYTEQAMEQSILDNRYDLQYVLYLLALHRQLKARLVDYDYDRHVGGALYLFLRGTRAASQGVYFARPPRELIERLDRLFQGKPEPKTEPAWEQGVLL